One region of Chlorobiota bacterium genomic DNA includes:
- a CDS encoding YceI family protein — MVENLVSAPATTAWNLDLSHSELQFKVRHMMISTVTGEFKEFSVNAATEGDDFTTATVNLTANVASISTRNEQRDAHLRSDDFFAADQFPQLSFASTSMEKVDEENYKLHGNLTIRDITKPVTLEVEFGGLAVDPYGNLRAGFTLQGKINRKEFGLTWNAITEAGGVVVADDIKIIASVSLIKG; from the coding sequence ATGGTAGAGAACCTTGTATCAGCACCAGCAACTACGGCTTGGAACCTTGACCTTTCGCACAGTGAGCTTCAGTTCAAAGTGCGCCACATGATGATCTCCACCGTAACGGGTGAGTTCAAAGAGTTCAGCGTCAATGCCGCCACCGAAGGGGATGACTTCACGACCGCAACGGTGAACCTTACCGCCAACGTTGCAAGCATCAGCACCCGCAACGAACAGCGCGATGCCCACCTCCGTTCCGATGACTTCTTTGCTGCCGATCAGTTCCCGCAACTGAGCTTCGCCAGCACCTCCATGGAAAAGGTGGATGAGGAGAACTACAAGCTCCACGGCAACTTGACCATCCGCGACATCACAAAACCGGTAACGCTGGAGGTGGAGTTCGGCGGGTTGGCGGTTGACCCTTATGGGAATCTCCGCGCTGGGTTCACGCTGCAAGGCAAGATCAATCGCAAAGAATTTGGCCTTACGTGGAATGCCATCACCGAAGCCGGCGGCGTAGTTGTTGCCGATGACATCAAGATCATCGCTTCGGTATCGCTGATTAAAGGCTAA
- a CDS encoding YceI family protein gives MNIARIATAALLVGILALATATLSAQPLSKKARGTKTVKLSDKVGKNQFTWNSDAPMEKIQGTAEGVSGTLTLDPSNVATIRGTISAQVGTFKSGNDMRDEHIRSATWLDAAKFPTITFAITSVSNVTVKGNKATGKATGNFTMHGVTKQLTIPFTLTYIDESAVSRKRAPGDLVSITADFNVALKEYNVAGSRGTIGSKVGESILVKAQLFGTTAQ, from the coding sequence ATGAACATCGCACGTATCGCAACCGCAGCCCTTCTTGTTGGCATTCTTGCCCTTGCAACCGCCACCCTTAGCGCGCAACCACTCTCCAAAAAAGCTCGCGGAACAAAGACCGTAAAGCTGAGCGATAAAGTTGGGAAGAACCAGTTCACCTGGAACAGCGACGCACCAATGGAAAAAATTCAAGGAACTGCCGAAGGAGTATCCGGCACGCTAACGCTGGATCCATCGAACGTGGCAACGATTCGCGGAACAATCAGCGCGCAGGTGGGAACCTTCAAATCGGGGAATGACATGCGCGATGAGCATATCCGCAGCGCAACATGGCTGGATGCTGCGAAGTTCCCAACCATCACCTTTGCGATCACATCGGTCAGCAACGTGACGGTGAAGGGGAACAAGGCCACCGGGAAAGCCACCGGAAACTTCACCATGCATGGTGTCACCAAGCAGCTGACGATCCCTTTCACCCTTACCTACATTGACGAAAGCGCGGTAAGCCGCAAGCGCGCACCAGGCGATTTGGTCTCCATCACCGCCGATTTCAACGTTGCGCTGAAGGAGTACAACGTTGCCGGGTCGCGCGGGACAATCGGGAGCAAAGTCGGGGAATCCATCCTTGTGAAGGCGCAGCTGTTTGGCACAACGGCGCAGTAA